The Colias croceus chromosome 19, ilColCroc2.1 genome contains the following window.
CATGTAGTTTACTAATGTATTCAGAAATTGATACACTTTTGACGGCTCAATGTGCCAAGTTTTAGGATGAAGATAAGACAACACATTTTGTGTTTACCTCTTTTTTGTATACGCTTTTTATATCTCTTCCAGTTTTAACGGTCTGGCACTCCATTTACTTACTCCATTTAATATCTACGTATTATCAACCTTACATAGGCatgaaaattaaacatattattatggaaAACTTCAATGCATTGTTAGCTATTTTCCAAACCGATACTATAATTTACAGCAAATGAACTTTCGCATAAAAATGGACGACAAATTAAActgtaaaacatttttatacctGCACATTGAAATGCTGGATCGTCCATACAAAGTAGTGTTTTGAAACACAAACACCTTTTCAAGTGATCGCGTAAAGAAATGctgaatacaaaataatttcaccTTTGATCTCCCACGCGTGACCTACATATGCATTTACGTGTGCTATTTAAAGTCTACATTTAGTGTAaagtttagaaattaaaagtGAAGCCTGTggaactatataatatacacataAGTACTGAAATTATAAAGGGGAAagatttgtatgtttgtaacgaAATAGCTCAAAATGTACTGgacggatttggatgaaactttacagtaatgtaggttataaataagaataacaCATGAGCTATGAAATTACTTAATTTTGCCAGGAGATTCGTCCGCGGCTGAAACCGCGCAGAACACCTCGTAATTTACTCTTTTCTAGCTCTCAACGACCTTGATCAAATTTACTTACCAAAAGTTCGACTTTCTAATACACGATCATATTACACTTGCATAAATGGAATgtagaaatatcaaaatttgCAATATTACTAAGCAAGATTAGTAACTCGACACAATCTAATCTGGTTGCAGTGAGGATATCATACGATTTTATCTAAACTCTTGTGATACACTGTTTTTTCTTTGACGCCTTATATGATATATGTGTTATGTATAGAACATACTTCTTTTACTAACATGGCAATTTTGGATACGTTACAGTTGACGAATCAAGTAGAAAAGTTGGCGCAGGTCAGCCGAGATCTCCGTAGGAAGCATAAGCAGCTACAAAATCAGGTAagatttattgattattatttaatataatgtattttttatgtggGTAGTTTTGTGTTACATGCTTTTATAGtgacacctcgctctgaatcgcgcaagcgaaatgttttCTCTAGAGAGCATATAttatacaactttccgacatcagCCATCATCGCCAGTCGAGTAGactggtcgaggatcctccctttttcgatggaggaattccatCTTCCTTCCTCCACACTTTTATAGATAAACTTTAGACAgtcatttttgaagtgaaacttctttatcggggttggaaaaaaatttagtgtaacatttttccgttacgcgtgacatttttccctTACGCGCCATCCTTTTCTTATctctaccacgcgtgattcgacgtatttctgtaaagttgcatatagtaaattattttttgaaaaaaaaaaaggtcataaagaagtttcacttcttacgtgtgcatactagtacacgcacacattttttttatagtaacaTTTATGTTTCGAAATTTGAACCAATGATATATGAGTGATTTATAGTTgctatttatgttttaatttaggtAATGACATATGACTCGTTTCAAGTCGTAAATCAAAAAGATTTGCGACAGAGCGAGGTTTGAATGTATGATGTAAACATTatggcaatttttttttttaatttttgaatagtAGGTATCGTGAAATCACGTCAAGAATAAGTATCATTAGAGAGTGATTAGCACAAAAAATCTTATCATCATATTTTATCATGATTGTTAATCGTACATGtagtagtaaatattttttacacacaATGTTAACATGGTCAACAAtttacatctatactaatattataaagctgagaTCCACTGAGCATCTGTTGTTTTACAGAAATTGTACGTGTTTCAACAGATAATTAGATATCTATTGAAAGTTCAGCTGGTATCGAGCATATTCATTCATCAAAAATAAGACTAAGAGGTGTTATttcaaagttttatttatattgatctTAATAAATTTCAGATGCGCTTAGTATGTGAAGAACGTACGGAGCTATCGGCCATCGTCCAATCGCAACAGAGAGATATCGCCGCGTTACAGCAAGCGGACGCACAGAACAAGGTAATGTATTTCTTActcgatataatataaaataaaccttaatattatagacatagaactctttttttaatgattataaaCTCTTATCTTTGTgtgcaattatttattagtcgTAGGAGACACATAGGATATAAATCAAatgcgtttttttatttaacaactGATCTTTCGACAAATTATTGTACTTTGTTTTACTTTGATGATTTTCTATGtgcgaataaattttaaatttaaatgtaactttCCTCGATTACATTAATACaaatactactactactacaaCTGATTTATTACTTCAAGCAAATTTCTAGGAAAAGTTTGGTTATTACCAAACTACCCGCAAATTCTTTTCTAAACTATCCCTAACCGCCAGAAGTGCGCGTCATGCGGCGTCGCATTCGAGGGCACGGACGACGAGGACCAATCGTCGAAGCCGACGTTCAGCGTGCGGGAGTTGCGCGCTATACTACACGAGCGGAATGAGCTCAAGCTGAAGCTGAACCGTGCTGAAGAGCAGCTGCAAGCGCTTCAAGCGGAGCCGCAACCCGACAGGTAATATATAAGTGTTGCTGAACAGCGCTGTAGAGCAGCTGCAAGCGCTGCAGGCGGTCATATAAGGCACGAGCGCGCCACTTTGTAACGTGAATCTTCCTTTATGCAGAAATtcctacataataaaaaaaaaatcaaataattaagTCATCCGACGTGAGAAAAAACTGGGATACGCTCTTTTTAAGTGGATCGAAACGTCGAGTTGTTAATATATACattgaataaatcgcgttaaaaacactttaaACTTCTTATGATTGCATATTTTTCAACCCTCACCCCAAGATAGAATGTTCTATtcaaatttttacaaatatacaaattttcacgcttcaaaagtaataaaaaaacattcttaccatattagttttaatcgcataataaattttaattgattttatttaaattgtcacTGATATCTTCGTGTCCGTTGAAATGGAAGACACCGGCTCCTGAAAAACAGTACTATCTTAGGAGCCTGGGTCACAttgatttgtaaaatttttgtgaaaataaatgatttatttatttatattttgaacgAATTACCACCCAGCGGTTCCGACACATCGCCATCCCTCGGCAGCGTGGTCGCAGACGACGAAGCGCCGGTACAAGGTCCTCTCCCCGCGGAGCCAGACGACGCGCCGTGGAAACGCAATAGTGGGATAAGGAAGTTGTGAGTATACGTGCTTATTACCTAgtgggttttttttaaataaatgggGGGGTTATAGTAGgggtttttataaaaagggggggggggggttgATAgcagggttttttttttaaaatgtggGGGGGTGATAGCAggggtttttatttaaaaaagtggGGGGTGATAGCAGGGGTTTTTATAAAAGTGGGAGGTATTTCGATTGGTGCGATCGAAATTTttcttgaattttttttttattttttattgatttaagcTATTAGATATGATAGGAATAGAAGATAAGATTGGTTATGATAGGAAGGTGTTGATGTTGATTTTACTAAGGTTTTTTGATGGTTTGGTAGTGGTtgccattttttatttcaatttcagtCAAATGAAGCAAGTAAATGATAAGAagattgaaattaaataataaattaaaaattgtgatttatttCACATAGAGGAAGTcactacattattattatacaataaaaaccaGTTAACGATCTTAGAACCTTTGTAAAGTAAATATCAACACTTTTAATCAGACTTTTCGATATTATTTTGCATGATActgcattttttttagtttgtaaCTAGATTCACAATCGTTTTACCTTTATAGAAAGCTTTTGGTAGTAAAGTTAccaacaatttttgtttatatttctcGTAATTAGTTCTTTCTAATttctttgatattattttcttttgtgtATCTAGTTATATATGTCCTGATTATTACATTCAATACATTCTGTTACAATAttgcttattttaattttattaaccgacttcaaaaaaaagaggaggttatcaattcggccggtatgttttttttttatgtatgtacaccgattactccgaggtttctgaaccgatttacgtgattctttttttgttcgatgcgcgcgggatggtgtcgaattggtcccataaaaattttattcggataggcccagtagtttttattttatgagcatttttgcaagtgcaagttttaagtcggttgtttttaacgcagttatcacttgtttcaatattattagCTAATTGCCATAAAATATTGGTATATGATTGAATGTAGAAACCAGTCAATCAACTATAACATCACGGGTTAGTTATTAGTTATGtcgaaatattattaatggttGCTATTCTTTATTTCTTCTATCAAAATTTCTTCTTTAACTTTCAATTTTTGTACGTCTTTTCGTATATTATGAGAAATAGTTGAAGCAACCATTAACAATGATTCGATTATGATTTTGGGATAAGTCGATACTGAATGTTGTATGAGTCTGTTTTTAAATACAGTggaattcaattataaatatttgttctaatctatttcattaatatgtttaaaataacctCCCTAATAGTTGTAGTTCTATCCACTGACTTCTAAAAGAAGACCCATccaatcatttaaaaaaaacctaatttttattttatatggtcCCTTTTCAAACGTTTTGTATCACCAAGTGATTCTTTAGTAAAATaagtcttaaatatttttacacatttcataaatattgagttccaatataaaatactaattgGTTTGAAAAGGGATTCAATACGAAACATTCAAACATCCATCTTGTGTCTAACTACCCATAGAAATAAGATTGCATGTTGCATGGTGGTTATCATTTCGCCTATTGCTTTCGCTTAGCTTTGATATATTAATTCACAGTACAAAAACTAACTCAAACgcacaaaaaatcaaaattaattatatttagtttCATTGAAACACATccataaattattacacgCAAATTTACAACGTAATAcaagtacataaaaattcattttcagtgatattgtattttacaaatgattgagaattattattttatttatatactttgaAACATAAGTTTTTTCTCGATTGAATcgtttatatgtatttactgtgtgtattaatgtaaataaatatattactatttCTACTTTCATATCttttatataatgttttatattgaatatgcTATCAAAATTTATGCAACGGCATTGGcgttaaattcaaaattcagcATTAGATGCTGTGTACTAACAAATCACACATCGCTTCACATAAACTTAATGTTAAAAAACATTCACTCGTACACAAAACAGCTTTTGATTGGTTCTGGTACATTTTTCTCGATATACTGGGTCGTAGTGACGCATGATTAcattaagagctagcgcgcaagagcaacttttgtctccgcaactattttgtctctcccatcaactctatggggagttgcgtcgctacgcgcgcgcactttcttactagcccatagagttgatgggagagacaaaatagttgcggagacaaaagttgctcttgcgcgctagctcttagttGCCCCATACATATATTTGGCTTGTTCATATCAAAATTGTTTCACTTGTTTTTAGGTgtgttattgtttaatttgtgGAAAATGAGACCAGGGCCGAAAGAGATCTTTCACGGATACATCGATACACTAGCACGGCCGCACGGAATCGCATGGACGAAGTAAACACTCCGCTTGCTTGACCACAGATTATCCTATCCTTATGTGTTGCTATTAAACAAAATTCGAGCCAGATTCGAGCTTCACTTAACAGCGTCATTCATACATGATGTTAATATCACATTTATCAGACATCGTCTCGTTAATTTTTTCgtcatttttttaactttatttcgtttatttgtcctatattatttagtattatGTTGGTATATGTTTGACCCCGTCCCGATCCGTAACGCTAGGTTCTGGCTGGCGACTTGGCGCGCGGAAGGCAGACGGTCGCCGCCACCAAGGATCTCTTTCGGCCCATGGTATTAATGCCAATAAGGTACTGCATTGCGCAAACCGGTGCCGAGTTCATTCTTGATGTTTATGGAATCTTGAAAATTTCATAGTTTTATTAGGAATATTGAAGTTTACTAACCCTTTTCTATTTTTGACAAAATCTTTCGCTCTTTGAGCTATGTATTCTATTTCGTTCGCAAATAATGGTAAAGTAAGAGAAAGTCATCAGAAAATGGCGTGtgataattatgaataaaaaaaattggatttaatatagttaattgttttttcgtattatttataaacgttgtaattttaattagaattgacAAGAATTAAGTCGGTACTGtgaaagttttatatttttgtagtcACGTAAATTCGATCTCATGTAGCGCATAGTAGTTATTTAAGAGTGAATGTTTGCCTGTATTAGATTTAGAAAGTTTATAGAACGTTTTTAAAACTAGCTACTGCACAATATCTTAATACTTTTTTACTATTAGCTATTACTCCTTCCAGATAATGATATATTTCTATGATATTAATTCTTTTGTTTCTGACGGGCATATTACGgtacaaaattgaaaattatgtaaCTTTGTGCATATAACTCACTAGCTCTTTCTCATGTCTGAACAATTATTAACAAGTTTCTAAGTATCGTAAGATTATGAGTCGACTAGGTCTGTTTTTAAAAGTATGATCATTAGAGACTATTCTAATTTAAACCAGGATATTGAAAAACAGTTCCaaatatcatataatttaACATCGATAATAATGCAATAGACCTGCTTATAAATTTGCCATAATTACCCGTCAGAATAGCGTATCGATAACCATCCAGTAAACGCTATAAAGTACTCCCGCCACGTGTACACGTATTGAGAGAGTTGTATCGTCCCACAGTTTTCGCAAGCTCTTTGCTGAGTCTGATATCGCCGTGGGCCCGTTCCCCCGGCGGCCGTTTGGCGGCAAGCTATCCGCGTCCCCCGGCGCCGCCTCCGCCCCCGCGTAGGCACTCCGACCCCACACGCACAGACAGACAACACCCAATACCGGCCCGCCGACACTCGCAGCTCGGGCCTACAGACCTGCGGCAAGAACTGGCCCGAAACTTGGACAACCGCGAACTCGACTCCTGGCTCGGCGAGCTCGACGAGCGCCACGAACACCCGCCCGACCCGTTCGATCACGACATTCCGCTGCAAAAGTCCATATCGCTAGACCGCGGCCTCGATATCGTCAGTTATCTGCAAACGCTCGGCTCCGATTGGTCGGCCGGCTCGTCGACGTCGTCGCTGTGGTCCCTCCCGTCCGATGGACGATCTGAGTTACGTTTGGAGCAGTACAGGAGTTTCGAAGATATACCCGCTTCTCCGAAGACGAAAAGCAGACACGTATCTTTGGACGTCACCAACTCGATGCAAGGAAACAGTTTCGCTCTGAACGTGCTCAGGGACAGTTACAAAGGCATAGATGTGGAAATGGGCGAGATGAAGGTGTCGCCGCAAGTGAAAAAGCTGCAAAAGACGTTCTCCTTCAAGAGCGTCGATGATTTCAAAGCTTCGGCCAAGAATTCCGTTGAGAATTTAGATAGGAACGtcaatgatgatgatgatgatttagATATGACCCTGTTGGTTCCATCTTATAGGCACATATCTGTAAGCACAAGTGAAGGAATCGAAAGAGAAAACAGAACCACCAAACAGAGAAGGTTCGGTGTGACCGTTAATGAATGGCAGAAGCAGAAGTCGAGCCACGATTTGAGAAAGGAACTGCTGATTAAGCAAAATTTGTCACACGTGAAAAGTTACGACGATATCTTTAAGCATAACAAAGGTAATTGCTCTCGACGCAGTTCAGCAGAGATGAAAGTGTCTGATTTTACTCCCTTAAAAGAAAGCTACAAAAAACCAGACCAACGTAGTAATGTATCTAGTGTACGTAAGCGAAAAGTCAATTTTACACCTGTACCATATCTTGAACGGAGAGTTGTGCCCACAATTGTTGTAGAGGAATACTCGTCTAATAACAGTATTGACAGAATTGCAAAGATCGTAACACCCACTCcaaataatatcatagaaaCAGACATATACTGCGACTGCCGTATATGTTGCGGGAACGACGATAGGAAACCTATCtttggaaataaattaagtagactatttgttaaaattgtttCATATATGGATTCCGCTAGGAAATTGACTTGTTGGGACGAAAACAACAATTTGAGTGAAAATGAAATGTACACTTGCATAATGCATCTACTGAAGTTGTTATTCGGGCTATGGTTGAGGCATTTGGATCATAATTAATCGTTTGATGTTggtagaatttaaaatatatgatatttactaaatattcaagttgaatttatgttaaatttataagaaaagtaattatattaatggAAAAAACATACAGTATTCGACTGAACGCggtttcatacaaaataaatcaaacatatttcttaaatttcTACACCTACATTCTTTTTCACGATCTCCTGTCTATCAATTTCTTAACGATAtctgaaaattaatatttaaatacatactcTCTTTATAAGGCGTTTATGCATTCACAGTTCACACTAAATATACACgaaaaatacaatatgaaacttataacATACTCAAACACTATTTTATTTCAGCGAATCTTATTCTTTCTACAACAGTATTGAGAATTTATAGAAATGATATGAACATACTAATTCTTGTAATATGTTCTTGGCTGTTAGATCCCGTGGCAATTAAGAATTTTAATCTTAAATGACGGTCATACGCATACCATCTCATAAGTGCGAAAGAGATAGAACGTTTGTTAGaacaaattatacatattctACATATTCTCTTATGTTGAAGTGAGATGGCATGCGTCTCGCTATCGTTTAGAAACGTTTCTTTTTTGGCGCGTGGTTATACTAACATCGCATAAGCGCTTATACAGACGATACAATTTTgtcaaatattgtaaattccAGCTGTAATAAAGCTAATTCGCATTTTACGCTAAAAGTAATAAGAACTTTTGCGATTGGTACGAGGAAATGggttttttctaaatattgtaaatcaaATTACTgcgattttttaaacaacgacTGAGTTGGAAATATCCTTTCTTATTCTTCTTTTTAATCttggacattttttttctaataaacaTCAGTTTATTcgtatgaaatgaaataaattgtaataatgttttaaaggaATTAATTATCGCAGTAGTTTGAAGTTGTAGTTAAGTAGATATCGGTaggatgatgatgatggttTGTACTTTTAGGTATTAATGTGCATGCGATTTTGGGTTATAGTGTTTGTTACGTAAATGCGATAATTGTGTGCACAATCTTTCCAGATGGCATAAATTGCTGAACAACTGTATATTCATGAATCCGTCATGGAATGAGAGCTAATATCTTCGTTTATTTAGCATTTTTCATCCAACGCATAGTAACTATTCGCTTGGGTGACAAATTCAATCAATAATGGACTTAACTCTATTTCAATACATTTGATAGTGTGCCATCTTCGAAGTTtctggaataatttaataaaatatcaatacatGCTCATCAcactataaaatgttttaacatATCAACGTTCTCAAGTGCACGAGCTTGCACTCATGTAAACCAAATCTTGAATTCTttcttcatattatattgtgtactATATTCTATTCAAAGTTTGCATTGCCACATAGTCGTGAAATGTCAACTTATTACAACCAATATTTATAAGCAGTGTATCGCTAGGCGCTTCAATTTCGTATCATACACACGCAGTCgaattaatgataatatggaataattttatataattaatttttaatttattatggcctaataaatgtgaattcttcaaatttgtttttatcattTGACCATCATAAATTTGTAGCCATTTACTAAGTATTAAGTTACCAAATATAAAATCCGAATGATCATttcgatattatttatttatactattctcTCTTCGTAACGACAAAGACAATTAGATTATAGACTAGAAAGTTATAGAACAGTTCTTCCATTCATATAGGAGGGTAGTTGTAAAGTGTCACAAAACATTACAATAGAACTCGACTAGACCATGTGCCTCATACAGTCTGTTATCACATTTTATCTTATAGTATTTTGTAGGAAGTTAAAGATAGTGTAAGAATTGTGCGGACCATAATGCCCGCTAGGATAAGTAAATGTAATCATTCCTATGGCTTGTTTTATAAATCTGTTTGTCGTCTGTTTTGCTGTGAACGCGGTATAAACGCTGGCGGTTATAACGTGACGTTGAGAACATCGTGATTAGGTACGTTGTTTTTTAGATAGGTATGTACAccttttgaatttttttttatgtttgacTTTTTGTTAATAATCCTATCAATGTGAATAAATAAGGGTAGAATGTGGGctgaatattttgatttgaCATTGCAATGAGTCCTATAAAGGCGACGAAGTAAAGGCACGTCTTATGACATCTCTTTTTGCGATTCTATTTTGACAATTTAGAGGCTGTGCGACAAGGATAgatattgcaaaatattaattgcatCTTATTTCCTTGGAtgctatttatatatttattattattcttataaagGTGTGCCCTTTAgtgtcaaatatattttatcgacGACAGACAGAAGTTTAAAATGAGCAATAAtcgttattaatatattttataatggcATAATTCCTTCGATGTCAATAATGCTAGTCACAGTACTACTGGGTACTAGAGTTAAGAAATGTTTTGGCATTATGGCGGTGTGTTAGTGTGTTTGTATGTCAATTACACGGAGATAGGGAACTTTGGGTCTTAGTTTTCTCACATAAACTTATCGCTATTGACGACATACTTAGcataagattataatatatcaatgcGTAAAGGACTAATTTTGAAGAAGTCAGTCTTTTACGTATAGCTTACATTTTATCACGTATTTTAGTTTCTCACCTATTTCCTAGTGGTGCTGACAAATGTTATCCAAACATTATGTCGTTTTGATTTATGTAAGAAAACTCAAAGATCCGACTGAAGCAAACAGAAACAAACTAACATGTCGCCATTTTAGTTTATCAAATCACAATATTATTGGGTATTTGGGAACATCAACACTAAAAtctataatttcattattattttca
Protein-coding sequences here:
- the LOC123700014 gene encoding RILP-like protein homolog isoform X3; its protein translation is MPYRRRCSVKMPDFDDDVTVVDVYDLASDIGKECEIIIEKYGPEAVTALLPKVINALELLENLAVRNEKENQALHELTAKISQLENDKIEKAEYRQRFEKEIEAIEEQWRTESAELVTAVARLQDENKRLRRTVNSPADGTSAPPSPAREHDQEVLSRLSSTAEKQRATLRHQELQLQEKQQLIDSLTNQVEKLAQVSRDLRRKHKQLQNQMRLVCEERTELSAIVQSQQRDIAALQQADAQNKKCASCGVAFEGTDDEDQSSKPTFSVRELRAILHERNELKLKLNRAEEQLQALQAEPQPDSGSDTSPSLGSVVADDEAPVQGPLPAEPDDAPWKRNSGIRKFFRKLFAESDIAVGPFPRRPFGGKLSASPGAASAPA
- the LOC123700014 gene encoding RILP-like protein homolog isoform X1 → MPYRRRCSVKMPDFDDDVTVVDVYDLASDIGKECEIIIEKYGPEAVTALLPKVINALELLENLAVRNEKENQALHELTAKISQLENDKIEKAEYRQRFEKEIEAIEEQWRTESAELVTAVARLQDENKRLRRTVNSPADGEFGKCTSAPPSPAREHDQEVLSRLSSTAEKQRATLRHQELQLQEKQQLIDSLTNQVEKLAQVSRDLRRKHKQLQNQMRLVCEERTELSAIVQSQQRDIAALQQADAQNKKCASCGVAFEGTDDEDQSSKPTFSVRELRAILHERNELKLKLNRAEEQLQALQAEPQPDSGSDTSPSLGSVVADDEAPVQGPLPAEPDDAPWKRNSGIRKFFRKLFAESDIAVGPFPRRPFGGKLSASPGAASAPA
- the LOC123700014 gene encoding RILP-like protein homolog isoform X2, which produces MPYRRRCSVKMPDFDDDVTVVDVYDLASDIGKECEIIIEKYGPEAVTALLPKVINALELLENLAVRNEKENQALHELTAKISQLENDKIEKAEYRQRFEKEIEAIEEQWRTESAELVTAVARLQDENKRLRRTVNSPADGEFGKCTSAPPSPAREHDQEVLSRLSSTAEKQRATLRHQELQLQEKQQLIDSLTNQVEKLAQVSRDLRRKHKQLQNQMRLVCEERTELSAIVQSQQRDIAALQQADAQNKCASCGVAFEGTDDEDQSSKPTFSVRELRAILHERNELKLKLNRAEEQLQALQAEPQPDSGSDTSPSLGSVVADDEAPVQGPLPAEPDDAPWKRNSGIRKFFRKLFAESDIAVGPFPRRPFGGKLSASPGAASAPA